The DNA segment TTTCCCATCCGGACTGGTAAGAACGACACCTTGGTCGCCCACGGCCATGAATTGAGCGTCCGCAAAGAAGATTGAATTCAGATCCGCGACCACCCCATCAGCATCTTCGACCGTCCAAACGGAGGCTCCGGCGTTGAAGAGGATCGTCGCTTCATCCCCAACGGCGACCAAATTTCCGTTCCCGGATGCAATGCCATTCAGTTGTTTCAGAAGGGGTGGTTCTGCGGATTGCCACACATCGCCATCCTCCGACAGGAGAATCGTCCCAAAGCTACCGACCGCCGCGAAACCGTTGTCATAAGTCGTCACCGCGTTCAGATCAACCTGCCCGGGCAGTTCCGGTATCTCACTCGGCGTCACCCAACGGATTGAATCGTCACTGCGTAAGATCGTACTCGCACCCCCGACGGCGACATACTGGCCCAAAGAATCCACCGCGACTCCGTTCAAGGGCTGGAGATTTTCCGTAGTGCGAAGCACCCAATATTCCGCATCGTCCGAATAGAGAATCCGCCCGTCGTCTCCGACCGCAACGTAACTTTGGTTTCCGAACGCCAGGCCATTGAGAGTTTCGGTGATTCCGGGAAAACTGAGAAAACTCGGATCGATTCCTGAAATCGCACCATTTTCACCGGCATAGACGAATCCTCCGAATCCATTTCCTTCGGAATAGAGAGAGGCATAGGTGGTGAAACCGCCGACGGACCACGAACCCCATCCATCGGCGAGAAGATCGTAGACCACCCGCCCAGTTCCAAAGGCGCGGACCACATCATCTCCCGCAGATACGGTGAGGAGGTCTGCGGAGAAATAAACACCGGGCTCAACCTCCGGACTGATCTGCCTCGTCCAGGTCTGCCCGTCGGTCGAGAAGAACCACTGCGACATCAATTCCGGACCGTCTGGAAGTTCAAAGTTGGCGGCTTCTCCAACCGCGACCCAGAGCTCATATTCCGGATAGTAGACTGAATCCCACAAAGTCGCAGAGCCATTTACTCCATTGACTGATCCTCCGTCCCAACCGACTCCATCCGTAGAGTAAAAGATGCTTGAGGCTTCTCCCGTGACCACAAACAGGCCGTCTCCGAACGAAACACTGTTCACGGGAATCGTCCACGTTGTAACGACAGTCCAATTCTCTGTATCTGTGGAACTAATCAATTTCTGCCCACCTACGGCGAGGTAAAGACCGTTCCCGTAAGCGACTCCCAACAGATTTTGAGTCAGGGGCGTTCCATTCGTTTCCTGAACCGCTCGTTCCTCCCAGTTCTGGCCGTCTTCGGAGACAAGGATTTGACCCGCGTCGCCAACGGCAACGAAACCGTTATTTCCGTAGACCACATCGTTGATGTTGTCCCCCGCTTCACCGGAGTAGCGGAAAGTCCACTCTTCGAGTCCGGTCGAGCCGGCAGTCGGCGTGGTTAGGATTCCCCCAAAGTCGGTGACCGCGACAAAGTTATCGCCGACTACGGTAGCTCCGTAAATCGTATTCTGAGTCGCTGCGACCTGAGATTCCCAACTGCCACTGTTGTCGGAGACGAGAAGAGCGAATCCCGTTCCGAACGCATAGAAAGTATCGTCGAAATACAAAGCCGCGAAAAGATCTCGGGTAACCGTAGAGATGTGGCTCGTCCACGTCGTTCCGTTGGGCGAAGTCAAAATACTCCCGTTCTCGCCGACGGCCAGAAATTCCGAGTCTGAAACGGCTACGGCGTAAAGGTCTTCATCAACATTCGCAGACCCCTGAGACCAATCCTCGCCATCAAACGAGTAAGCGATTCTTCCCTGATCGCCAACCGCTACGAATTTTCCAGACCTACTGGAGACACCATTGAGATCAATACTCCCACCCGTGTGCTGTTCCCACACGTCCGCGTCACCTGAAGAAAGTGTCGTCAGCCCATCCCCGACCGCTACGTAGACAGACGTGGTCTCATCGTAATGGACGGCATTCAAGTCGCCGGAAAAAGTTCCTCCAAAAATTCCGTTAATACTAGAGGCCAAGTTCCAAGTGGTTCCGTCGGTTGAATAGTAAATCGAACCACTGGTTCCGACGACGACAAAGTTTCCACCCCCGAAAGTCACGCCCCGGAGGTCTTCGGCTGAAATCGGACTCAGTTGGATCCAAGTCGCGCCCTCGTTGCTAGAACGATAGACCTCGCCATCATCCCCGACCGCGACGGAGATGGTGCCATCGGAGGCGACAGATCGAAAGGAAAACGGGGTGGTCGAATCACGGAGAGTCCAGTCGAATCCGCTTCCGGACGATGCAATGGATTCGTTCTGCCCCACTGCCAAGAGGAGGCCATCGATAAACGCCATCCCTTGGACATCGAAGCGAAACGGAGTGACCGATTCAACCCATCGGTCGCCGTTGTCGCGGTTCGAACGGATGACTCTCCCGTTTTCCCCGGCGGCGACGAGATAACGGTCATTGAATTGAATCGAATCCAAATCGTAGTTGGCACCCGTGTTGACGGTGGTCCAAATCGAAGTGGAATTCACTCCAGTGCGGATTACCGTTCCCCCGTCGCCGACAATGTAGGTAATGCCTTCCGGGGTCGTCAGTCCGTCACGGTAATCCCCACTGAATCCGGCAGCATTCAAGCTCCAGGAACCTGGATTCCCGACAAACCAACTTCCCGATTGCCCGACGACCTGCCACGCCCCAATGCCATCGGAGTAGAAAACCCCATTCGGGACGATCGGATAGGCAGGATAGCTCATGTCCTGGACCCATGCCAACCCGTCGGAAGATCGATAGAGAACGGACTGGCCCCCTGAGCCTGTTCCTACAGTAACGAATTCATTCGTATCGTCGGAGTATGCGACCGCGCGCAAATTCACCCCGGCAGCAATCCCACTGTTGCCATCGACCCAAGTCGATCCATCCAACGACATAAAGACCGCTGCATCGCTTCCGACCGCCACGTAGCGATTACTCCCATAAGCGACCCCTAGCAGGTCACTGCTGACGCCCAAGGCAGGCTCCGTCCATGTGGAAGAGTCGGTCGGGTCGCTTCCTTCAATAAGGAGGGCTCCAGCACCTACGGCGACAAACTGGGTTCCCGCATCGTTCGCAACAACATCGTAAAGATAATCCGTGAGCGACAACTGGGGTTCCCGCCAAGTCCAAAGATCGAGAAAACCCGGCCCGCCAGCCGGTTCCTTGCCTCCGACAACGAGGGTTTTGTTCACAAAAGTTGCGGCGACGAGATCCGCTTCGGGATCGCCAGCATCGTAGCTTGTTTGGTCGGCGAAAGCCTGAAGCTGAATGCCTCCAGCACCATACACATTCACCTCACCGGTATCCCCGTCCACTTCACCCGGACCATCAATAATCCTAAATCCCCGTGCCTGGCCCACATCCGGGTCCACCTCTACGGTCACGGGAAATGAAGGATCTCCCAAATCGACCGCTGGAAGATCGACAAAAGAAACCTCCTGTGTGCGGCGGACGGTAAAGGTCCGAGTTTCAGTATCCACCACGGATCCCTCAACGGTGAGGGTGGCGAGAAGAGTCACCTGAGCGGAATCGTCTTCACTCACCGAAATGGTCACCTCATTCTCGAGCAACCCAATGGGAACCACCGGCTGCCCACCCCGAGTCGAGGGTAAGACGGAATCGATGGTGTAGGATACCTCCCCTTCGGATGCAGCAGAGGTAATTTCAAAAGAATCGTCACCAATGACCCGATCAGCGATCGAACCCGAGCCTCCGGAGCCCTCTTCTCCGAAAAAGGTGATCTCCTGCCCTTGAAGGGCCGCCGTCCCGACGATCGTGAAGAAAAACAAAACAAGCAGTGAACGCCAGCGGCAGAAACAGGGGGGATTGATCATAATTTTCCTTAAGTCGCCCATCTAGAAGGAATTAAAGGCTCTAATTTCTTGCGAATCATACAACCCTCAAGCTCTGCTTCAAGCCAACAAAGGAGCACCGCGGGCGTTGACTCAAATTTTACATATACGGGTCAATTTCCTCTAACGCGGAGCTAGTCTCTCGCATTCACAAATCCCATTACCCTTCAATTTGCGAACGGCATCCTTTTTGGACATTGACCGAATTTTAGAGCAACCATACCATTTCGGCTCAGTGACGCAAGCTCCGCCCCCTTCGCCTGAAAGAAATCTCATTCCGGAACCGGATCGTCTGGATTCTGGACTCAAGGACTTTCTCCGACTCTCTGGAGGGAATATCCTTTACTGCCTAAGTGCGCTTTCGGTCCTTTACGGGATCGCTGAGATCCTCGGCCCTCAACTGTTGAAGTCGACGGACTCCACTTCCGGTTTTCTGTGTGTCGGCGCGCTCAACGCCTACGAGCTGTCCGTGCTCGGGATCTTGATCTTCATCGTGGTGGTGCATCGGGTCATGGACGATGCCGTGACCTTGGTGTTGTTGATTCCTCCTTTTTTGGTGGGTAGCGCCGTAGCATTGGTGACAATCGCCTACAACAATCCTGAGCTGGCGCTTTCGATCGGGGCCGTCTGCGCGGCCGTCGGAATTGGGAAGATCGAAGCTCTCCGCCGTTGGATCGGTCTGAGGGTGAATTGGATCGCCTTCATCGGACTCGGCCTGGTCGTGGTCTGGAACTTTCTCACTGGAGTCCTTCTAGTCAAAGCTTCAGTTTCCGACAACGCACCCGATCTGGACACCCGCGGCTGGTGGCTCGCTTGCCTTCTCTTTCTCCTCCTTTCCGGCTTACTGGTCTTGAGCCAAATGATCCTGGCGGCTGATAAAGAAACAGACCCACGCACGCCCTTTCTCCGGCGCGCGTCTATGTTTCAATGCTTCTCCCTACTCCTTTTCAGCGCACTGGGAATTCACCTTTATGCGCTGAGTTATATTTTCCACGTTCCGACCTCTCCAGGCGATTTCCTCCTCTTCGCGACACTATGCACCCTAATGCTCGTGGAAGTCATTTTCCAATCCACGGAGGATAACGGCGACGCGGCTGCGATCATTGCGGCGTTTCCGCTTTCGCTGGCAGTCGTCGGAGTTTTCAGCGGAGTCTTCTCTGCCCCGCGAGCACTCAATTTGGAAATTCTCGGTCATCCCCTGAGCTCGGCCATTTTGGGGAGCGTGGGGATGGTGTGGTTCGCCCTGAGAACCAGAAGTCAGGTGAGCGGATGGGTGGCCGGCGCGTATCTGCTCGGGGTGATATTTTTTATGGGCTACTCCCCCGGAAACCTGTCATCGCTTAACTGGATCTCGTCGGGAACCACACTCGTTATCGCTCTCTTCGTCGGAGGGCTCGTTTTCAAAAAGTCATCCCTGTGTCTCGTCGCCGTTGGGTTGGCGGCCGTCGGATCGACCGAGTTTCCCGCGTACCGGGACTTCTGGGCGCAACTGGACGTAGGAGCGGGCACCGGAATACTCTGGATTCTCGGACTCGGCTTTGTCTCCATCGCCCTCTGGTTCCGAGAGGACGACCTTCTCCCCCTCGGAGTCATCAGCGTCGTCATTCTGGTTTTCGCCGCGTTCACCACCTTCGAGCCGGTCCTACAGCCACGCGACTGGGTATCCATCGCTCTCCTAATCGGAGTCGGACTCGTCCTTTACATGCGCTTCCATCACTTGGCTCTCCCAGTGATTCTCCTGATCCCGATTCTGGAAAGGCTCTGGAAAGCTGTCGACTCACTTGGAAACTGGTGGTTTGTCATCCTCGGATTTGGCCTTCTCGTCTCCGGAGGCTGGTTTAGCAGCATCAAAGGTCGCCAGGCAAAGGCGGAAGAATTGCAAGATGAAGGCTGAGAAGCTCAGACCGGTATGGTGAAAAGAAAGGAGAAATGGGAGGTGGCGCAGCTGAACCAGAAGATTAGGCCACGCACCGATTTTCTTTCGGCCCTCAGTTATCGAAGAATATGATGCCCGCTTTCCTCGTCGTTCTCACATTTTCGGTAACCACAGCCCTCAATGTTATCTATTGGTATCATGGCGACGAACCGAATCCTTACTGGGAGAGTATTCTATTCTGCGTTTTAGCAGCCGTATGGGTAAAACTGGACTCGGAGCGGAGAAAAATTCATTTCCCGACGGACTGGGTTTTGTTTTTCGGTGCAATCTACTTCCCCATCTACGTTTTTTATACCCGAGGCTGGAAAGGCGTATACACAATCCTGAGTCTCATCGGACTTTTTACCTGCTTCTCCATGCTCGAATACGGAATTGAGTCATTGATCTATATCTTTGTCTTCGATGGGGATATCTCGGAACTCTATCCATAGGGAACCATTGTTTTTGTTATTCGGTTCCTGGTTTTCATTTTCCTAATTTTCCGCGCCTCTGAATCGAGAGAAAAACCAGTCGAGCTGGTAACCGCTGATGACCCCTTATTTCGTCCAGTGCGGGGAGTCTTGGAACGAAATGATCTGATTGTTCTCGGTGTTTCGGGAGCGCAGCGCTTCAGCCTGCGGGCGGAACCCGAAGAATGTACCGAAAACGCGGGCTGAAGCACCGCGCTCCCTGAACCTCTGCGTGCTCTTCTCACAAAATGGCTGCAATTGCCAGGTGAAGTCCACGCACTTCTAATTGCACCTCTTATTTCCGCTTATGGGAAAAATCCTAGGTTATTGACCATAAATGGAGCATCCGATAATGAAACCTCTGCGCATTCTAGACTGAAACCTGCCTCTCCGTATCGATAATGAAATACTACCCTCCCGTCCTTGTCGTCCTGCGGCTCGCTGCAGTGGTTATCATCCTTTTCTATCTCTACCGGCTCTTTGACACTTGGCTGACCCTCTCCCCTGGAGTCGGAGCCGTCAGATCTGATATAGGTAGTTTGGTCCGTTTTCAACGGGATCAAACCATGATGAAGAGTCTGATCACCGCTGTTGCGGGGGCGGTTCTATATGGAGTCGCGCCTTACCTCGCACGTCTTATCGTCTTGGGGGCAGAAACAAATCGATCTGAAGACGCGAATCGTTGAGATCGGCAGAAAAAAGAATTCGCTCGGATTAACTGACATCTGCAGTCGCAGGATTTCTGAGGGGCTACCGTCGGGCGCTGAAGCGACCCGACCACGATTTTCGGGGATGCGCCGTTGGCAACGCTTTCGGATTATCTATTAAAAACCGTGTAATTCTCAGGTCTCGAGCGGCGCTCTCACACCTTTTGCGGATTCTGCGCCTATTCGCAGCCGACGGTTCTTTCTTCGGGACGAACTGCCCGGTAGCGAGCTTCGCCTACCAGGTGAGATATCCCTGAAAACCTTTAACGGCCCAGACAGAGAAGTTTGAAACCCCGTGAGCGATGAAGCAGGGCAGAAGAGAGTGGCTTCGATTGCCGAAGGAGAAGCGCACGGCGTAAAACCAGAGGCTGTTCACGAGGACGAAAACGGTGCTGAAGACGCCTTTAGTGGTCCACTCAATCGAGAGGGTGCCGTCTTCCCACGACCAGAGGTAGGGATGAATCAGGGCAAAGAGGAGGGAAAAGCCGACAACACTCCCGACGAGCCAAGCCTTTCCTTTGTGGTCTACGACAAGATATCCACGGAAAACAATCTCTTCAATGATGGCGGCGGCGAGGATAGGAATGACGGCGATGGCCGCCATCTCGGTCTGCTCCGCGGTGAGGCCGAGGGCCGATTCGCCCCAGGTTTCCAGTAGCGTAAGAACGAGTCCACCGATGCCGGCGATGATAAGAGTGCGAACTGGCGCGGTACTCGCTCCGGGAAATCCTCCCGTTCGTCCACTGCGACAATCCGAAATCCAAAACCACAGAACGACAAATGCGATTCCACCGTAAATGAGACCACTCATCCACCCATCCGACTGGAGAAAATTCATGCCCGGAGTCAAAAAGCCCCTTTTGCAGAAGGGAAGACTTTTCGGCTCTGAGTGCGCTTTGGATTTGCCAGTCTGGCTCCGAGGTCCATTCTCAAAGATGACGAACCCCATGTTCCAAGTAAATTTCAGCGAACAGAGCATCCGCCAACTGGACGAACTCGATAAGTTCATCCAGATGGGCCTGGTTGAACAGATCAGCTCCCTAACGGCAGAAAGACTCAAACAACTCGACGAGACTCTCGGGCGATTCCATCGAAACGGCCGGACACTCTACCGGCTGCGTGCGGGCGAGTACCGCCTCTATTTCGAGCGCCAGGAAGGCATGCTCTTCTGCCACTATGTCCT comes from the Puniceicoccus vermicola genome and includes:
- a CDS encoding CPBP family intramembrane glutamic endopeptidase — translated: MNFLQSDGWMSGLIYGGIAFVVLWFWISDCRSGRTGGFPGASTAPVRTLIIAGIGGLVLTLLETWGESALGLTAEQTEMAAIAVIPILAAAIIEEIVFRGYLVVDHKGKAWLVGSVVGFSLLFALIHPYLWSWEDGTLSIEWTTKGVFSTVFVLVNSLWFYAVRFSFGNRSHSLLPCFIAHGVSNFSVWAVKGFQGYLTW
- a CDS encoding type II toxin-antitoxin system RelE family toxin, with protein sequence MFQVNFSEQSIRQLDELDKFIQMGLVEQISSLTAERLKQLDETLGRFHRNGRTLYRLRAGEYRLYFERQEGMLFCHYVLHKNTLTDFIYRFKLPISEEQMLEQHDSFWKYLETLKK